A portion of the Pedobacter cryoconitis genome contains these proteins:
- a CDS encoding carbamoyltransferase N-terminal domain-containing protein → MIICGIKITHDGGIALIENGKLIFSIELEKINNNHRYAGIADLAEIKSLLQSKGYRMDQIDLFVVDGWHGSDDNWKGVSHITVPTDGTEIKIPVAYYNEENLADDNTAGQNYSEGLLIDQISYPYQSFRHVTGHILGAYCTSPFSASAEDSYVLVWDGGQYPRLYYINAAEKTIVNKGPLFFLMGTIYGIMGQYFGPYKKTAEALAEDRKEMELNGYFGGLSVAGKIMSYIAEGSIDHELLKELPELYKSVFEISNLFEHKFCQAIQEFTADKSCTDADILLTIHSYLQNLLIQSLSRKIAADGYAESNFCFCGGSALNIKWNSAIRASGIFKEIYIPPFPNDSGSAIGTACAAMWANTDFIALKWNVYSGPSLIESELAENGWKTEACNLKELAMLLHQTEEPVVFLSGCAEIGPRALGNRSLLAIATKNKIKDCLNEVKQREAFRPVAPICLQEDAADIFDPGCADPYMLFEHQVQDSWKDRVPAICHLDGSARLQSVAADSPAHEIRTLLEEYKKISGIPLLCNTSANLNGSGFFPDVKSAIQWGKLNYIWSNHTLYSKVAQLELSSEYEFEEIKL, encoded by the coding sequence ATGATTATTTGTGGAATAAAAATAACTCATGATGGAGGGATAGCACTGATTGAAAATGGAAAGCTGATTTTTAGTATTGAGCTTGAAAAAATAAATAACAATCACCGCTATGCCGGAATAGCTGATTTAGCTGAAATTAAATCCCTGCTCCAATCAAAAGGTTACAGGATGGATCAGATTGATCTTTTTGTTGTTGACGGCTGGCATGGAAGCGATGACAACTGGAAAGGTGTCTCCCATATAACCGTACCAACAGATGGAACAGAAATTAAAATACCAGTTGCTTATTATAACGAAGAAAATTTAGCAGACGATAATACTGCAGGACAAAATTATTCCGAAGGATTACTGATCGATCAGATCTCTTATCCATATCAAAGCTTCAGGCATGTAACCGGACATATTCTGGGAGCTTATTGCACTAGCCCATTTTCTGCCAGCGCAGAAGATAGTTATGTGCTGGTTTGGGATGGCGGACAATATCCAAGATTATATTATATCAATGCTGCAGAAAAGACCATTGTCAATAAAGGGCCGCTTTTCTTTTTAATGGGCACTATTTACGGAATTATGGGGCAATATTTTGGCCCTTATAAAAAGACTGCCGAAGCCTTAGCCGAAGATCGTAAAGAAATGGAGTTGAATGGATATTTTGGAGGACTTTCTGTAGCGGGAAAAATCATGTCTTATATCGCAGAAGGCAGTATTGATCATGAATTGTTAAAAGAACTACCTGAACTTTACAAATCTGTATTTGAAATTTCCAACCTGTTTGAGCACAAATTTTGTCAGGCCATTCAGGAATTTACAGCGGATAAATCTTGTACAGATGCGGATATATTACTGACTATCCATAGTTATCTGCAAAATTTATTAATTCAAAGTCTTTCCAGAAAAATTGCCGCTGATGGGTATGCAGAATCTAATTTTTGTTTTTGCGGCGGGTCGGCTTTAAATATAAAATGGAACAGTGCAATCAGGGCTTCCGGAATTTTTAAAGAGATCTATATCCCACCCTTTCCAAATGATTCAGGTAGTGCTATAGGTACGGCTTGTGCAGCAATGTGGGCCAATACTGACTTTATTGCTCTGAAATGGAATGTTTATTCAGGGCCATCTCTTATTGAAAGTGAGCTTGCGGAAAACGGATGGAAAACAGAAGCCTGCAATTTGAAAGAATTAGCTATGCTTTTGCACCAGACGGAGGAACCAGTTGTTTTTTTGAGTGGTTGTGCAGAAATTGGCCCAAGAGCACTCGGAAACCGAAGTTTGCTGGCTATTGCAACAAAAAACAAGATAAAAGATTGCCTGAATGAAGTAAAACAACGGGAGGCATTCAGACCTGTCGCACCTATCTGTCTGCAAGAAGATGCAGCAGATATATTTGATCCTGGATGCGCGGATCCCTATATGCTTTTTGAACATCAGGTACAAGACTCTTGGAAAGATCGGGTTCCGGCTATATGTCACCTTGATGGCTCGGCACGCTTACAAAGTGTGGCGGCAGACTCGCCTGCCCATGAAATCAGAACATTACTTGAAGAATATAAAAAGATATCTGGTATCCCATTATTATGTAATACCAGTGCTAATTTAAATGGAAGCGGATTTTTTCCGGATGTGAAAAGTGCCATACAATGGGGCAAATTAAATTACATCTGGAGTAACCACACCCTCTATTCTAAAGTAGCTCAATTGGAACTAAGCTCAGAATATGAATTCGAGGAGATTAAACTGTAA